A portion of the Pirellulales bacterium genome contains these proteins:
- a CDS encoding peptidylprolyl isomerase, with the protein MFRWSSILTCCAVVLGLALTVRTFAQPGEAAQSGQETPPPAANPNPALTQPAAPAQPAAPPAGTVQATVAEQEFQMVYSKWKELLGQLSKLQAEYQVAGPADKPALEAKFNPILEEARKLQPTVLKSAEGAIAANPGNIEIANFLLFVASRELDQEHYSEAWRLAQLLKNATFPDERFLMFLAQLGGQVNEFESSAAALQALAKDPKIAKKVPQIEERFAEMQKYSSMWAKELKIREAEAKADDLPRVKLSTTKGDIVIELFENEAPNTVANFINLIEKKFYDGLIFHRVLPGFMAQGGDPKGDGTGGPGYSINCETKNPQARMHFRGTLSMAHAGPNTGGSQFFITFVPTGQLDNVHTAFGRVIEGWDVLDNLQRIDPDRPFPPELGIKPDKIVTATVVRKRNHEYTPQTNPDPRK; encoded by the coding sequence ATGTTCCGTTGGAGTTCAATCTTAACATGCTGCGCCGTCGTCCTGGGTTTGGCTTTGACGGTGCGAACATTCGCGCAGCCAGGTGAGGCAGCCCAGTCCGGCCAGGAAACACCCCCACCGGCGGCAAATCCTAATCCGGCTCTTACCCAGCCTGCGGCACCTGCCCAACCCGCAGCACCGCCCGCGGGCACGGTCCAAGCGACCGTGGCGGAGCAGGAATTTCAAATGGTTTACAGCAAGTGGAAAGAATTGCTGGGCCAACTTAGCAAGCTGCAAGCCGAATACCAGGTCGCTGGACCCGCCGATAAACCGGCTTTAGAGGCAAAATTTAACCCCATCCTCGAAGAAGCGCGAAAACTGCAACCAACCGTGCTCAAATCGGCGGAAGGGGCCATTGCCGCCAATCCGGGAAATATTGAAATTGCCAATTTTTTATTATTTGTGGCCAGCCGTGAACTTGACCAAGAGCATTACTCCGAAGCGTGGCGCTTGGCCCAATTGTTAAAAAATGCCACCTTTCCCGATGAACGTTTTTTGATGTTTCTCGCCCAATTGGGGGGACAGGTGAACGAGTTTGAAAGCTCGGCGGCCGCGCTGCAGGCGCTGGCCAAGGACCCCAAAATTGCCAAAAAAGTACCCCAAATCGAAGAACGCTTTGCCGAAATGCAAAAGTACTCCAGCATGTGGGCGAAGGAACTAAAAATCCGCGAGGCCGAAGCCAAAGCCGATGATTTGCCCCGCGTCAAACTGTCGACCACCAAAGGGGACATCGTGATTGAACTGTTTGAAAACGAAGCCCCGAACACCGTGGCCAACTTTATAAATTTGATCGAAAAAAAGTTTTACGATGGTTTGATTTTTCACCGGGTTTTGCCGGGATTTATGGCCCAGGGGGGAGATCCCAAAGGAGACGGGACTGGCGGGCCGGGATACTCAATCAATTGTGAAACCAAAAATCCCCAAGCCCGGATGCACTTTCGCGGCACGCTGAGCATGGCCCATGCCGGGCCAAATACGGGGGGTTCGCAGTTTTTTATTACGTTTGTGCCGACGGGGCAATTGGACAATGTGCACACGGCTTTTGGCCGGGTGATCGAGGGATGGGACGTGCTGGATAATTTACAGCGAATTGATCCGGATCGGCCTTTTCCGCCCGAGCTAGGGATCAAACCGGATAAAATTGTCACGGCCACAGTTGTGCGCAAGCGGAATCACGAATATACCCCGCAAACGAACCCCGACCCGCGCAAATAG
- a CDS encoding helix-turn-helix domain-containing protein: MNTSSSPANVTQMLENCLGCKWTMHVLEQIRQGIRRPGQLERTAVGLTTKVLGERLEKLRRYSLIEKTDYDESPPRVEYHLTPFGQKCVEILDQFQALQVAYKPTG; encoded by the coding sequence ATGAACACCTCTTCGTCACCCGCGAATGTCACCCAAATGCTGGAAAACTGCCTGGGCTGCAAATGGACCATGCATGTCCTGGAACAAATTCGGCAGGGAATCCGACGTCCTGGCCAGTTGGAACGGACGGCCGTGGGCCTGACGACCAAAGTCCTGGGGGAGCGGCTAGAAAAGCTGCGGCGGTACAGCCTGATAGAAAAGACCGACTACGACGAATCACCCCCTCGGGTGGAATACCATCTGACCCCGTTTGGCCAAAAATGCGTGGAAATTTTGGACCAATTTCAGGCCTTACAAGTGGCATACAAGCCCACGGGGTGA
- the serA gene encoding phosphoglycerate dehydrogenase produces MPRIVILDELSPDGLALLDKAKNHGITYEVRTGLKGDALRTTLAEFDGAICRSGVKITPDALAGNTRLKAIARAGVGTDNIDKDAATRLGIVVMNTPEGNTVSTAELTFSHMLALSRHVFPAYQSLLEKKWDRKNYMGTQLAEKTLGIVGLGRIGLAVARRAQAFEMNVIGFDPFLTREKISDMGIHPAGSIEELLPQVDYLTVHTPLVKETANLINTETIKLLKPGARLVNCARGGIYDEAALVEGLKSGRIAGVALDVFAVEPCTNSPLFGMPGVLCTPHLGASTEDAQAKVAIEAVQLMVNYFQHGSIRNAVNMSPLDAKTLEDLRGDLNVAYRLGLFLAQMVKPGAMRIIMNYRGEVAEKNTKLLTAAFAAGFLEHALEQEANIVNAEVLLRERGIELVELRRSDVGAFSSLITAEVVAPDGLHRAAGTLFGQNMPRLVQIDEQRLEAFLDGTLMIFHHTDMPGIIGRVGTIFGQHKVNIGQMAVGRMTAGGTAIGVLNLDSEPSAAAMNEVRACPGITNAYTIKLPPANALPNWLK; encoded by the coding sequence ATGCCCCGGATTGTCATTTTAGACGAACTTAGCCCCGATGGTTTGGCCCTGTTGGATAAAGCCAAAAATCATGGGATTACCTATGAAGTGCGGACCGGGCTCAAAGGGGACGCGCTGCGAACCACGCTGGCCGAGTTTGACGGCGCCATCTGCCGCAGCGGGGTAAAAATTACCCCCGACGCCCTAGCCGGAAATACTCGCCTCAAGGCGATCGCGCGGGCGGGGGTGGGAACGGACAATATCGACAAGGACGCTGCCACGCGACTGGGGATTGTGGTGATGAATACGCCCGAGGGAAACACCGTCAGCACGGCGGAGTTGACCTTTTCGCACATGCTCGCGCTCTCGCGGCATGTCTTTCCCGCTTATCAAAGCCTGCTGGAAAAAAAATGGGACCGCAAAAATTACATGGGGACCCAATTGGCCGAAAAAACGTTGGGCATTGTCGGCCTGGGACGGATCGGGCTGGCGGTCGCCCGGCGGGCGCAGGCGTTTGAGATGAATGTGATTGGGTTTGATCCATTCTTAACCCGCGAAAAAATCAGCGACATGGGGATTCATCCCGCGGGTAGCATCGAAGAATTGCTGCCGCAGGTCGACTATCTGACGGTGCATACGCCGCTGGTCAAGGAAACCGCCAATCTGATCAATACCGAGACGATCAAGCTGCTCAAACCCGGCGCGCGGCTGGTGAACTGCGCGCGGGGGGGCATTTATGACGAGGCGGCCCTGGTGGAAGGGTTAAAGTCGGGCCGCATCGCCGGTGTCGCCCTGGATGTGTTTGCGGTTGAACCCTGCACCAACAGTCCACTCTTTGGCATGCCGGGCGTTTTATGCACGCCGCATCTGGGGGCCAGCACCGAAGACGCCCAGGCCAAGGTGGCGATCGAGGCGGTGCAATTGATGGTAAATTACTTTCAACATGGCTCGATTCGCAACGCGGTGAATATGAGCCCGCTGGACGCCAAAACGTTGGAGGACTTGCGCGGCGATCTGAATGTGGCCTACCGGCTGGGATTGTTCCTAGCCCAAATGGTCAAACCCGGGGCGATGCGGATCATCATGAATTACCGGGGGGAAGTGGCCGAAAAGAACACAAAATTACTGACGGCGGCGTTTGCGGCGGGCTTTTTGGAACATGCCCTGGAACAAGAGGCCAACATTGTCAACGCCGAAGTGCTATTGCGCGAGCGGGGGATCGAGTTGGTGGAACTGCGCCGCTCGGATGTGGGGGCGTTTAGCAGCCTGATCACCGCGGAAGTCGTCGCGCCGGACGGACTCCACCGCGCGGCGGGGACGCTTTTTGGCCAGAATATGCCCCGCTTGGTGCAGATCGACGAACAGCGGCTCGAGGCATTCCTTGACGGCACCTTGATGATTTTTCATCACACGGACATGCCGGGAATCATTGGCCGGGTGGGGACGATCTTTGGCCAGCACAAGGTCAACATTGGCCAAATGGCCGTAGGCCGCATGACCGCCGGCGGGACGGCGATCGGTGTGCTCAACCTGGATAGTGAACCGAGCGCCGCCGCCATGAATGAAGTCCGCGCCTGCCCCGGCATTACCAACGCTTACACGATCAAGCTTCCCCCGGCTAACGCGCTGCCAAATTGGTTGAAGTAA
- a CDS encoding GNAT family N-acetyltransferase codes for MTCQAPALELRPLRPDEWPAVAELIRESTNAWYVAHGKPPIFTGPPEATLLFPQVYEDLDPGCCLVAADAATEQLLGSCFYHPRPTHVSLGIMNVASHAFGRGVAGKLLAWIVNFARERQQSVRLVSSAQNLDSFSLYTRQGFSPRAIFQDLLIHVPHSGLPESPPPTGWQLRPAEKADLAAMTALEEQLVGISRPGDYIYFHDNHLGCWQTSVAIDAAGELAGFLVTIQHPGSTLAGPGVMRDEETALALLPYALNRRRDWSPVVLVPADRPRLVRGMYDWGAKNVELHVLQVHGAAQELKGVVIPTFMPESG; via the coding sequence ATGACCTGCCAAGCCCCAGCACTGGAACTGCGTCCCCTACGGCCCGATGAATGGCCTGCGGTGGCGGAACTAATTCGTGAATCGACCAACGCCTGGTATGTCGCCCACGGTAAGCCTCCTATTTTTACCGGTCCCCCCGAGGCGACACTGCTGTTTCCGCAAGTCTATGAAGACCTGGACCCGGGCTGCTGCCTGGTCGCGGCGGATGCGGCCACGGAACAACTGCTGGGCTCGTGCTTTTATCACCCCCGGCCCACGCATGTCTCCCTGGGAATCATGAATGTCGCTTCTCACGCGTTTGGGCGGGGAGTGGCGGGCAAATTGCTGGCCTGGATCGTCAACTTTGCCCGGGAACGCCAACAAAGCGTGCGGCTGGTGTCAAGCGCGCAAAACTTGGATTCCTTTTCGCTGTATACACGGCAGGGATTTAGTCCCCGGGCGATTTTTCAGGATTTGTTGATCCATGTGCCGCATAGCGGACTTCCCGAATCCCCCCCGCCGACCGGATGGCAACTGCGGCCCGCTGAAAAAGCGGACTTGGCGGCCATGACGGCCCTAGAGGAACAATTGGTTGGCATCTCCCGTCCCGGGGATTATATTTACTTTCACGATAACCATTTGGGCTGCTGGCAAACCAGCGTGGCGATCGATGCCGCGGGAGAATTGGCTGGATTTTTGGTGACGATCCAGCATCCCGGCAGCACGCTGGCGGGCCCCGGTGTCATGCGGGACGAAGAAACCGCGCTCGCGCTATTACCCTATGCCCTCAACCGCCGTCGCGATTGGTCCCCCGTGGTTCTGGTACCGGCGGACCGCCCACGCCTGGTGCGGGGGATGTACGATTGGGGTGCGAAGAATGTCGAGTTGCATGTGCTGCAGGTCCACGGCGCCGCACAGGAGTTAAAAGGCGTGGTCATCCCCACATTTATGCCGGAGAGCGGGTAG
- a CDS encoding PQQ-binding-like beta-propeller repeat protein, whose protein sequence is MWNLMYFFTRILNFRVIVAFYVFGYFSSVQVFGDDSKSWSSFRGGTRLGNNGEQVLPLEWSAQNGLNIKWHKEINGIGHSSPVIYDNKILVTSAFQDDSHVFRKKAIVAIESFLMALAFIMLVKYTLHDTRDILDNSFLITHIMIYIMYFLSLIFTINGETLFDYARCPIRYWIGLHITILINVVLTSTLFPAQSKWNPGLGLAALFLIVLYFYYLPNREHIWRNGFISANGIIGIITPVILLVYSILILTRYFCAIREHKKATSRIFITVSIFFLFTVVISSIIAAFFILTVDTSLKAPTFSSMISWLTMVTFFSIPLLLWIRVLMINNLYDGTTISDYGYYKVAITVFCALTFIIFCFASCYNTVQYCTFLTYHFDGFSLSKAYLHPATILYASIVTLLAGLSLTIRIAGLKTILPKWNFHVNFLRHIIIVLLFISIAVRAIVYLNDNIQNILGCCVTCLDANTGKVSWEWKGLYGKKEIIHRANSHATATPVVYQDSVIAYFGNKAMICIDRNGKLKWKNSNLTHESAYGYGSSLVQYDGIVIICCGGPKSSMIYGIDADTGNILWQFRLQHYPNKVSGLNRTPTILNKDQIYSVLVWDVAQAVLLDLKTGNLLDTITLEESYGDMVSSPASQNNKFYTANTQSIESFDINSSSMFDKNSKWRIHSSGANCSSPVICGKNLFCISDRGILSCIDTISRKQVKKIRLSGTFYSSIISSSNYIYVTNTDGVTYVITANKNMTLVSHNDLGEPVYATIVPHADKLYIRTINSVYCIAK, encoded by the coding sequence GTGTGGAATTTGATGTATTTTTTTACTAGAATACTAAACTTCAGAGTTATTGTTGCTTTCTACGTCTTTGGATATTTTTCTAGCGTACAAGTCTTTGGAGATGATTCTAAATCCTGGAGTTCCTTTCGGGGAGGAACAAGATTAGGAAATAATGGCGAGCAAGTATTACCGTTAGAATGGTCTGCACAAAATGGACTTAACATTAAATGGCATAAAGAAATTAATGGTATTGGCCACTCCTCTCCTGTCATCTACGATAACAAAATATTAGTTACAAGTGCTTTTCAAGACGACAGTCACGTTTTCAGGAAAAAAGCAATAGTTGCAATAGAATCATTTTTAATGGCACTTGCATTCATTATGTTAGTAAAATACACTTTGCATGACACTCGCGATATACTGGATAACTCATTTTTAATTACTCACATAATGATCTACATAATGTACTTTCTATCCTTGATTTTTACAATTAATGGTGAAACTTTATTTGACTACGCAAGATGCCCTATCCGGTATTGGATAGGACTACATATAACTATATTAATTAATGTAGTTTTAACCTCAACATTATTTCCGGCTCAATCAAAATGGAATCCAGGCCTTGGATTAGCAGCTTTATTTCTCATAGTGCTATACTTTTACTACTTGCCCAATCGTGAACATATTTGGCGTAATGGATTTATCTCCGCTAATGGAATTATAGGAATAATAACTCCAGTAATACTCCTTGTTTATTCAATACTAATCTTAACTAGGTATTTTTGCGCAATTCGAGAGCACAAAAAAGCAACTAGTCGTATCTTTATTACCGTAAGTATATTTTTTCTTTTTACAGTTGTGATCTCATCAATTATTGCTGCCTTTTTCATACTCACAGTTGACACTAGCTTGAAAGCCCCTACATTTAGTTCAATGATTTCATGGTTAACAATGGTTACATTTTTTTCTATACCATTACTATTGTGGATTCGCGTGTTGATGATTAACAATTTATATGATGGCACAACAATCTCTGATTATGGATATTATAAAGTTGCCATTACAGTTTTCTGTGCACTTACTTTTATTATTTTTTGTTTTGCTTCATGTTACAATACTGTACAGTATTGCACATTTCTAACCTATCATTTTGACGGTTTTTCACTGTCGAAAGCGTACTTACATCCTGCAACAATACTTTATGCCAGCATAGTTACACTACTTGCCGGATTATCCCTAACAATTCGTATTGCCGGACTCAAAACAATCCTACCTAAGTGGAATTTTCACGTTAATTTCTTAAGGCACATTATTATTGTATTATTATTTATATCTATAGCTGTAAGGGCAATCGTCTATTTGAACGACAACATCCAAAATATCCTTGGTTGTTGTGTAACTTGCTTAGATGCTAACACAGGAAAAGTTTCTTGGGAATGGAAGGGGCTATACGGAAAGAAAGAAATTATTCACCGAGCAAATAGTCATGCAACAGCAACACCTGTTGTTTATCAAGATTCTGTGATAGCTTATTTTGGAAACAAAGCGATGATATGTATTGATCGTAATGGTAAACTAAAATGGAAGAATTCCAACTTAACACATGAGAGTGCATATGGCTATGGTAGTTCGCTAGTTCAGTATGATGGAATTGTGATTATCTGCTGTGGGGGACCAAAATCTTCTATGATCTATGGAATAGATGCCGACACTGGAAATATTTTATGGCAATTCCGATTACAACATTACCCTAACAAAGTTAGTGGTCTCAACAGAACACCTACAATTCTCAACAAAGATCAGATTTACTCAGTCTTAGTATGGGATGTTGCGCAGGCTGTACTTTTGGATTTAAAAACGGGTAACTTACTTGATACCATCACTTTAGAAGAATCTTATGGTGACATGGTTAGTAGTCCTGCTTCTCAAAATAATAAATTTTACACTGCCAATACTCAATCTATTGAGTCTTTTGATATTAATTCTAGCTCAATGTTTGATAAAAATAGCAAATGGAGAATCCACTCTTCGGGTGCTAACTGCTCTTCCCCCGTCATTTGCGGTAAGAACCTCTTTTGCATATCAGACCGAGGCATACTTTCATGCATAGATACAATTTCCAGAAAACAAGTAAAAAAAATTCGTCTTTCAGGCACATTTTATTCTAGCATAATATCATCTTCGAACTACATTTATGTTACTAATACCGATGGTGTAACATATGTAATAACTGCTAACAAAAACATGACTCTTGTTTCTCATAATGACCTGGGGGAACCTGTTTACGCAACAATTGTTCCACACGCAGACAAGCTGTATATTCGAACTATCAATAGTGTATATTGTATTGCGAAGTAA
- a CDS encoding thioredoxin, translating to MTNATFYHAGCPVCVTAEQRLVAALDPAKFCVKIVHLGQERAQVANARAAGVRSVPALVVEGTVFHINHGADLTVLG from the coding sequence ATGACCAACGCCACGTTTTATCATGCTGGTTGCCCGGTTTGCGTCACCGCCGAACAAAGATTGGTCGCCGCGCTTGATCCGGCAAAATTTTGCGTCAAAATCGTGCATTTAGGCCAGGAACGGGCGCAAGTCGCCAACGCCCGGGCCGCGGGAGTGCGGTCCGTGCCAGCGCTGGTTGTCGAGGGGACTGTTTTTCACATTAATCATGGGGCGGATTTAACCGTCTTGGGGTAA
- a CDS encoding Uma2 family endonuclease encodes MSNTIANSGSLEYPVASLALSAPSTLEATPTNAPKSGIATSPKSEPYEHLVLYDVSWELYQHLLKLCESRRLRHTYSNGTLEIMSPRKRHDRIKGFVARLVGVAAYELGIAIQPIASTTLDKEELDQGIEPDESYYIQHEALVRDQDDYDPSRDPPPDLSIEVEETRTVLSRMATFMKLKIPEIWRVSADYVKFFQLEESGYVEISRSRALPFIESKMLAQLIQKRNLLNQNELITEFLDYLRQQRQSN; translated from the coding sequence ATGTCAAATACAATTGCCAACAGTGGATCATTGGAGTACCCGGTGGCCAGCCTGGCGTTGAGCGCGCCATCCACTTTGGAAGCGACGCCCACCAATGCCCCGAAATCAGGGATTGCCACTTCCCCAAAATCCGAGCCTTATGAGCATTTGGTGCTCTACGACGTATCGTGGGAACTCTACCAGCATTTGCTCAAACTGTGCGAATCGCGACGGCTACGGCATACCTATAGCAATGGGACCTTGGAAATTATGTCACCGCGGAAACGGCATGATCGAATCAAGGGTTTTGTGGCCCGCTTGGTTGGGGTTGCAGCTTACGAACTGGGAATCGCTATTCAGCCGATCGCGTCCACCACCCTGGACAAGGAGGAGCTTGATCAAGGAATTGAACCGGACGAAAGCTACTATATTCAACATGAGGCATTGGTGCGGGATCAAGATGACTATGACCCTAGCCGCGATCCACCGCCTGATTTGTCAATCGAAGTCGAGGAAACCCGTACGGTGCTCAGCCGGATGGCCACTTTCATGAAATTAAAGATTCCCGAAATCTGGCGTGTCAGTGCCGACTATGTGAAATTTTTTCAACTTGAAGAATCTGGATACGTTGAAATATCCCGCAGTCGGGCGCTTCCTTTCATCGAATCGAAGATGTTGGCACAATTGATTCAAAAGCGTAATTTGCTAAACCAGAATGAGTTGATTACCGAATTTCTGGATTATTTGCGGCAACAACGTCAATCGAATTAA
- a CDS encoding TIM barrel protein, with amino-acid sequence MPHTLPKLHNAMWPGLVGKEPGTEHPPISLERMLDLTAAASVNGQKFDGVDMFLFHPHTDPDATDDQLRAMADLVAGHGLAIGSLVAPVWPGTVGGPAMGTDAERANFVLAVKKACRIAAVLNKHGVRKYGVIRIDSATGVEPWAADPTANTKKIAATFREAAKVAADHGERLAAEGEICWAGMHSWKNMLALLEEVNMPAVVGFQADLAHTYLYLLGYNAPEHALLQSGYTPEQFTAAYKTMTDALRPWTIDFHVAQNDGSVHGTGSHDKTGRHCPANDPNGKVDIVRESGAWLQGAAERGIKHICWDGCMFPNAMLEDQTTWNTILAKMIEVRNAWGW; translated from the coding sequence ATGCCCCACACACTTCCCAAACTGCACAACGCCATGTGGCCCGGTCTGGTCGGCAAAGAACCCGGGACTGAACATCCCCCCATCAGCCTCGAACGGATGCTGGACCTGACCGCCGCCGCCAGCGTCAACGGTCAAAAGTTCGATGGCGTCGATATGTTTTTGTTTCATCCCCATACCGATCCTGACGCCACCGACGACCAACTGCGGGCGATGGCCGACCTGGTCGCGGGGCATGGCCTGGCGATCGGCTCTTTGGTCGCTCCCGTCTGGCCGGGGACGGTCGGCGGGCCGGCCATGGGGACCGACGCCGAGCGGGCGAACTTTGTCCTGGCGGTCAAAAAAGCCTGCCGCATCGCCGCCGTCCTGAACAAACATGGCGTCCGCAAATATGGCGTCATTCGGATCGATTCCGCCACCGGCGTGGAACCCTGGGCGGCTGATCCCACCGCCAATACCAAGAAAATCGCCGCCACGTTCCGCGAAGCGGCCAAAGTCGCCGCCGATCATGGCGAACGCCTGGCCGCCGAGGGGGAAATCTGCTGGGCGGGGATGCATTCTTGGAAAAACATGCTGGCCCTGCTCGAGGAAGTCAACATGCCGGCCGTCGTGGGCTTTCAGGCCGACCTCGCCCACACGTATTTGTACCTGTTGGGTTATAACGCGCCGGAACACGCCTTGTTGCAATCTGGTTACACACCCGAGCAGTTTACCGCGGCGTACAAAACGATGACAGACGCGCTGCGTCCCTGGACGATTGATTTTCACGTGGCCCAGAATGACGGCAGCGTGCATGGGACCGGCTCGCACGACAAGACGGGCCGCCACTGCCCGGCCAACGATCCCAATGGCAAAGTCGACATCGTGCGCGAGTCCGGGGCCTGGCTGCAGGGAGCGGCCGAACGGGGCATCAAGCATATCTGCTGGGACGGCTGCATGTTTCCCAATGCGATGCTCGAGGATCAAACCACGTGGAATACGATCCTAGCTAAGATGATCGAGGTGCGGAACGCGTGGGGGTGGTAG
- a CDS encoding molybdopterin-dependent oxidoreductase, whose translation MYQLRIFGTVEKALELTAADLAALPASALVPDVSQLDPKRAGRAVRLAALLDQSQPSTDARYLTLHSGRDDFHASIPLAAVRDQAVIIFERDGQPLPESAGGPFRFLIPDLHVCHTLQADGNPSEIDECANVKYLASLELSAERGHDNRPVEERAHAELHRRQG comes from the coding sequence ATGTACCAACTGCGAATTTTTGGCACCGTGGAAAAAGCACTGGAACTAACTGCCGCGGATTTAGCGGCTCTCCCGGCCAGTGCTCTGGTGCCAGATGTGAGCCAACTCGATCCCAAGCGCGCTGGCCGCGCGGTTCGCCTGGCGGCGCTGTTAGATCAGTCCCAACCCTCGACCGACGCGCGGTACTTGACGCTGCATTCGGGGCGGGACGATTTTCATGCCAGCATTCCGCTAGCGGCGGTGCGGGATCAGGCGGTGATTATTTTTGAGCGGGATGGCCAACCGCTGCCGGAATCGGCGGGGGGGCCGTTTCGGTTTCTCATTCCCGATCTGCATGTTTGCCACACCCTACAAGCGGATGGAAACCCAAGTGAAATCGACGAATGCGCGAATGTGAAATACTTGGCCAGCCTGGAACTTTCGGCGGAACGGGGCCACGACAACCGCCCGGTGGAAGAGCGCGCGCACGCGGAGTTGCACCGGCGGCAAGGATAG
- a CDS encoding MOSC domain-containing protein — translation MSSTPSIISIQVGRPRDYGRMGVSDPHDKPWTTGFYKESVTGPVAVDWCNLAGDGQADLENHGGRDKAICAYAAEHYPEWRRDLSLDEFPYGAFGENLTIAGLVESHVCIGDEYATGTALVQVSQPRQPCWKLARRWRIKELTARVIANGKTGWYFRVLRPGIIATGDDLRLTARPRPDWSIARANHVLYVERKSESLSRELASVPELSASWREMLESRANLLA, via the coding sequence ATGTCCTCCACCCCCAGTATCATTTCGATCCAAGTTGGCCGGCCACGGGATTATGGCCGCATGGGTGTGTCCGACCCGCATGACAAACCCTGGACGACCGGCTTTTATAAGGAATCGGTCACCGGGCCGGTGGCGGTTGATTGGTGCAATCTGGCGGGGGATGGCCAGGCCGATCTGGAAAATCATGGCGGCCGCGATAAAGCGATTTGCGCTTACGCGGCCGAACATTATCCCGAATGGCGGCGGGATTTGTCACTGGATGAGTTCCCGTATGGGGCCTTTGGCGAAAATTTGACAATCGCTGGTCTTGTTGAGTCCCACGTCTGCATTGGCGATGAATACGCAACCGGCACGGCGCTAGTACAGGTTTCGCAACCGCGGCAACCTTGCTGGAAGCTAGCCCGTCGTTGGCGCATAAAGGAGTTGACCGCGCGGGTCATCGCCAATGGCAAAACCGGCTGGTATTTTCGCGTGTTGCGGCCCGGGATCATTGCCACGGGGGACGATTTGCGGCTAACGGCCCGCCCCCGGCCAGACTGGTCGATCGCGCGGGCGAATCATGTGCTCTATGTCGAAAGAAAAAGCGAATCGCTGTCGCGGGAATTGGCCAGCGTGCCAGAACTCTCCGCCAGTTGGCGTGAAATGCTGGAAAGCCGGGCCAACCTGTTGGCCTAG